ATAAATACCAGCATTCGTCGCACCACACCCGGGTGCTGGGTTGGCTGGAAAAATTGGGGCCCAAAGCCTGCCTGCTGGCCTGGCTACCCCTGGTGGGCGATCCGCTGTGCGCAGTGGCGGGCTGGCTCAAGCTGCCGTTCTGGCCGTGCCTGGGCTATATGGCGATCGGTAAATTTATCCGCTACGTGCTGATGACCGGGTCGCTGGTCTGGGCGTTCCCGGCGCACTGGATTTAGCGCGCTGTCAGAACCGCTCGTGTTCCGCCAGATAACGCCACTGGCCGGGCGCTAGCGCCGTCATGGCCACGCGGCCCACGCGGATGCGCTTGACGCTGCGGATCTGCAAGCCCGCGCTTTCGCACAAGTAATCGATCTGCCCGGGGCGCTCGCCTTTGAGGGCGAAACGCAGCCGGGTTTCGGTGTCGGTATTGCTGCTGATACTGACCTTGGCAGCCGTCAGAATTTTCTCGTGGTACTGCACCGGGTCGGCCAGTTTGCGCAGCATGCCGGGGGAGACATCGCCCGCCACTTCCACCATCACCTCGTGCTCGATCAGGTCGGCGTCTTCTTCCAGCTTGCGCACCACGCGGCCATCCTGGGTGTAGACCACCAGGCCACTGGCGCGGCTGTCCATGGGCGTGGCCAGGCGCAGCTGGGCGAAGTGCTTCTTCAGGGTGCGGATGCCGGAGCGGTCGTCCGGGGTGTGGTTCTCGCGCGTGAGCAAACCCAGCGCGGCCTGTGCTTTCGGGCCGGGGCCCGCATCCAGCCCGGCCGTAAAGCCCACCGGCTTGTGCAGCACCAGTGTGACCGTGGGCGGTGCCAGCAGCGTGGCATCCGGGTCCACGGTGATCTTTTGGGCGCCGACGCGGAACATCGGCTCTTCCACCAGTTGCCCGTCCACCCGCACCCAGCCGCCTTCGATGTACTGCTCCGCCTCGCGGCGGGAGCAGGCCAATTGCTCGGCAAGGCGTTTGGCAAGGCGAACCGGTTCGGTCATGGGGTGGTTTACTACAAAATAAATAGCTGCTCACGCCGATGGAATGGGCGCTAGCAGCCTAAAAGGGTCAAAAAATCAGGAGCTGAACAAGAAATTCATCACGTCGCCATCCTTGAC
This sequence is a window from Rhodoferax sp. WC2427. Protein-coding genes within it:
- a CDS encoding RNA pseudouridine synthase — encoded protein: MTEPVRLAKRLAEQLACSRREAEQYIEGGWVRVDGQLVEEPMFRVGAQKITVDPDATLLAPPTVTLVLHKPVGFTAGLDAGPGPKAQAALGLLTRENHTPDDRSGIRTLKKHFAQLRLATPMDSRASGLVVYTQDGRVVRKLEEDADLIEHEVMVEVAGDVSPGMLRKLADPVQYHEKILTAAKVSISSNTDTETRLRFALKGERPGQIDYLCESAGLQIRSVKRIRVGRVAMTALAPGQWRYLAEHERF